One Intestinimonas butyriciproducens genomic window, ACAACTGATGGAGGCGGAGCCGATGCTGACTGTAAAACCGATGCCCCTTGCCGATGCGAACGGCTTTGTCGCAGAGCACCACCGCCACCATAAGCCGGTGCGAGGGCATAAGTTTTCCCTGGGCTGCATGGCGAACGGCCATCTGGTGGGCGTCGCCATCGTGGGGCGGCCGGTGAGCCGATACCTGGACGATGGGCTGACCCTGGAGGTCAACCGCCTCTGCACGGACGGGACAAAAAACGCTTGCAGCTTCCTCTATGGCGCGGCGGCGCGGGCGGCGAAGGTCCTGGGCTACCATAGGATCGTCACCTACATTCTGGACACGGAGAGCGGCGTCAGCCTCCGTGCCTCCGGCTGGCGATGCGCGGGGCTGGCGGGCGGACGGGAGTGGACCGGCAAGCGCCGCCCGCCCGAACCGCTGTATCCGGCACAAATGAAATACCGATACGAAAAGGCTTTGAGATGAGGTGAGCATATCAATATTGTTTCCTATGGCGGCGGTGCGAACAGCACCGCCCTTCTCGTTGGGCTGCACCAGCACCGTATCCCTGTTGACCTGATCCTGTTTGCGGATACGGGCGGTGAGCATCCCCATACCTACGCCTATCTGGATATTATGGATCGCTGGCTGAAGGATCACGGTATGCCGGAGATCACACGGGTCTATAAGACCACGAAGGACGGCAGGCGGCTGACCTTGGAGGATGAATGTCTGAAAAGCGGTACGCTGCCCTCTATCGCCTACGGCTTCAAGCGGTGTTCTCTGAAACACAAGATCGGACCGCAGGAAAAGTTCTGCAACAACTATCCTCCATGCCATGAGGTTTGGGCCGGCGGGAAAAAGGTGGTCAAGTTCATCGGCTATGACGCTGGCGAGCACTATCGCAGCGACAAGATCCTTCTGCGTGATCTGGCAGACCCAAAGTACAGCAAATGGTATCCCCTGATGGAATGGGGCTGGGACCGGGAGGCGTGTGTCCGGGCAATCGAGGCAGCGGGCCTGCCCCAGTATGCGGGCGGAGGAGATCATCGACCTGCGGGAGCGTTACCCGGATCTGTTCCGGCGCGCGCTGGCATTGGAGGATAACGCACGGGCCAACCTGAAAACCGTTCGGGGGCTTGGGCGCAATTATTCATGGAAAGAACGATTTGGAAAGGAGCAATGCAATCATGGCAACGACTGAGAAGATCCGCAAGGATATTGAGAAAACGAGGGAAAAGATCGCCGAGCAGCAGAAGCGTCTCCGCGCGCTGGAAGCCCAGCTCACGGAGGAGGAGAACCTGGAGATCGTCCGCATGGTGAAGGCTGTCCGCATGGACAACAGGGAACTCACCGCCTTCCTGCGCGCCTACGCCAGCGGCATGATCTCCCTGCCGGACGGGCTGATGGAGACGGAGGAAAGCGAGGGTGCGGAAGATGAAGCGTAACAGAGCTTTTCGCCGTTTCGCCGCCGTGTTCCTGGCGCTTTTCTGCATGGCGGCCACCTCCACCGTGGCCTTCGCAGGCGGCGGGGACGGCGAGCCCTACTACACCGGGGAGGAGACCACGGGCGGCCATGAGCCCCAGCCCCTGACCCCGGAGGGCAACATGACCCTGGTGGACGATATCGCCGGTGAAAGCGCCGGGGATAAGCAGTTCATCACCGTGGTCACAAAAGGCGGCAACTATTTCTACATCATCATCGACCGGGCGGAGGACGGCGAGAACACCGTCCACTTTCTCAACCAGGTAGACGAGCGCAACCTGCTGGCCCTGATGGACGAGGAGACGCCCGCCGCCCCGGTGTGTACCTGTAAGGAAAAATGCGCGGCCGGCGCGGTGGATACATCCTGTTCTGTCTGCAAGACCAACCTCTCCGAGTGCGCGGGCAGGGAGAAGGTCAGGGAGCCGGAGCCGGAACCGGAGCAGCCGGAGAAAAAGAGCGGCAGCGGCCTGTTGGCCGCGGTGGCGCTGCTGGCGCTGGCAGGCGGCGGAGCCTTCGCCTATGTGAAGTTCATCAAGCCGAACCGCAGCAGCGTGAAGGTCAGCGCCGATCCCGACGAGTACGATTTCCCCGACGAGGAGTATATCAACGAGGACGAGCCTGCGGAGGCTGAAACGGAGGCGGAGCATGAGTAAACTGATTATCGCGGAAAAACCGAGCGTGGCAAAATCCATCGCGTCGGCCCTGGGTGCTTCATCCAGGGCCGACGGCTTTTATGAGGGCAGCGGCCTGATCGTTTCCTGGTGCGTGGGGCACCTGGTATCCCCGCTGGACGCGGGCGGCTATGACGAGCGCTTCAAAAAATGGCGCTATGAGGATCTGCCCATCCTGCCGGAGCCCTTCCGCTACGCCCCCATCCCCGGCAAGGAGGCGGCTTTGGACAATGTGAAGCGCCTCATGGCGCGGGAGGACGTAACGGAGATCGTCAACGCCTGCGACGCCGGACGGGAGGGCGAGCTGATCTTCCGCCTGGTGTATGAACTGGCCGGCTGCCTCAAGCCGGTCCTCCGGCTTTGGATCTCGTCCATGGAGGACAGCGCCATCCGGGAGGGCTTTTCCGAGCTGCGCCCCGGCGCTGACTATGAAGCCCTGTATCAGTCAGCCCTCTGCCGCCAGAGGGCTGACTGGCTGGTGGGGATCAACGCCACCCGCCTTTTCTCCGTCCTCTATCACCGTACCCTGAACGTGGGCCGCGTCCAAACGCCCACCTTGTCCCTGCTGGCGGCGCGGGACGCGAAGATCGCGCTGTTCCAGAAGGAGAAGTATCATCATGTGCGCCTGA contains:
- a CDS encoding XF1762 family protein, whose translation is MLTVKPMPLADANGFVAEHHRHHKPVRGHKFSLGCMANGHLVGVAIVGRPVSRYLDDGLTLEVNRLCTDGTKNACSFLYGAAARAAKVLGYHRIVTYILDTESGVSLRASGWRCAGLAGGREWTGKRRPPEPLYPAQMKYRYEKALR
- a CDS encoding DUF4315 family protein; translated protein: MATTEKIRKDIEKTREKIAEQQKRLRALEAQLTEEENLEIVRMVKAVRMDNRELTAFLRAYASGMISLPDGLMETEESEGAEDEA
- a CDS encoding DUF4366 domain-containing protein gives rise to the protein MKRNRAFRRFAAVFLALFCMAATSTVAFAGGGDGEPYYTGEETTGGHEPQPLTPEGNMTLVDDIAGESAGDKQFITVVTKGGNYFYIIIDRAEDGENTVHFLNQVDERNLLALMDEETPAAPVCTCKEKCAAGAVDTSCSVCKTNLSECAGREKVREPEPEPEQPEKKSGSGLLAAVALLALAGGGAFAYVKFIKPNRSSVKVSADPDEYDFPDEEYINEDEPAEAETEAEHE